The proteins below are encoded in one region of Asticcacaulis excentricus CB 48:
- a CDS encoding YezD family protein — translation MSPLHHLTAPRPLSEAEQHILNAISQIRYGSVEVVIHDSRIVQIEKSEKVRFETRRDKDDRL, via the coding sequence ATGAGCCCTCTGCATCACCTGACCGCACCGCGGCCCCTATCCGAGGCGGAGCAGCACATCCTGAACGCCATCAGCCAGATCCGGTATGGGTCGGTCGAAGTGGTCATCCACGACTCGCGTATCGTTCAGATCGAAAAGAGCGAAAAGGTTCGCTTTGAGACCCGCCGCGACAAAGACGACCGGCTTTAA
- the uvrC gene encoding excinuclease ABC subunit UvrC: MSDLPTDTEIEALPTDAPLTGAALILREARLADDKPGVYRMIGENDEVLYVGKAKSLKKRILQYAQGRVHAQRIARMVYLTRSMIIVRTQTEGEALLLEARLIKALKPRYNVLLRDDKSFAEILVRKDHAAAQITKHRGAHAIQGEYFGPFASTQAVNRTLDTLQRAFLLRTCTDSVYASRTRPCMLHQIRRCSAPCTGEISLEDYAGLVGQAEAFLKGRSRVVIDDLTKRMMNASDDMDFEKAAHLRDRVRALNHVSMTSSIGIGEAEADVFAVVSEGGAACVQTIFFRAGQNWGDRAYFPRVPDSGEDADSAEGEILDAFLGQFYQDRPVPKLILVSHPLSEPDLMMEALSLRAGRKVEIHCPRRGEKADAVAHALNNAKAALGRRMAEQSAQSRLLKGVAEAFELAAPPNRIEVYDNSHLGGTHAVGGMVVAGPEGFMKGQYRKFTIRDLDKMTAGDDYAMMREVFRRRFLRLKNRTESATEEEGFGRPDLVLVDGGQGQLEAVLEVMRELGMEDIRIVGVAKGPDRDAGMERFFMPGRAPFMMEPKSPVLYYLQRLRDEAHRYAIGANRQKRDAAIIKNPLDEIEGIGPRKKRALLAAFGSGREVGRARIEDLRKVEGISEALAQRIYAFFHGAI; encoded by the coding sequence ATGTCCGACCTGCCAACCGACACCGAAATCGAAGCTCTCCCGACCGATGCCCCCCTGACGGGTGCGGCCCTGATTTTGCGTGAGGCGCGGTTGGCCGATGACAAGCCCGGTGTCTATCGCATGATTGGCGAAAACGACGAGGTGCTCTACGTGGGTAAGGCCAAGTCGTTGAAAAAGCGCATCCTTCAGTACGCACAGGGTCGCGTCCACGCTCAGCGTATCGCGCGTATGGTGTATTTGACCCGGTCCATGATCATCGTGCGCACCCAGACCGAGGGCGAGGCGCTTTTGCTCGAGGCGCGCCTGATCAAGGCGCTGAAACCGCGCTACAATGTGCTGCTGCGCGACGATAAGTCTTTTGCTGAGATTCTTGTACGAAAGGACCATGCGGCGGCCCAGATCACGAAGCACCGTGGCGCCCACGCCATTCAGGGCGAATATTTTGGCCCCTTTGCTTCGACCCAGGCGGTGAACCGGACCCTCGACACGTTGCAACGCGCCTTCCTGCTGCGTACCTGCACCGACAGTGTCTATGCTTCGCGTACGCGGCCTTGCATGTTGCACCAGATTCGTCGCTGTTCGGCGCCGTGTACCGGTGAGATCAGTCTTGAGGATTATGCCGGATTAGTAGGACAGGCCGAGGCCTTCCTGAAGGGCCGCTCGCGCGTGGTCATCGATGACCTGACCAAACGGATGATGAATGCCTCCGACGACATGGATTTCGAGAAGGCGGCGCATCTGCGCGACCGTGTGCGGGCGCTCAACCACGTATCCATGACGTCGTCCATTGGCATCGGTGAGGCTGAGGCGGACGTTTTTGCTGTGGTCAGCGAAGGAGGTGCCGCCTGCGTACAGACTATCTTTTTTCGGGCAGGGCAGAACTGGGGCGACCGCGCCTACTTCCCGCGTGTGCCCGACAGCGGCGAAGATGCCGACAGTGCTGAGGGCGAAATCCTCGATGCCTTTCTGGGTCAGTTCTATCAGGACCGGCCGGTGCCGAAGCTCATCCTTGTCTCGCACCCCCTGAGTGAACCGGACCTGATGATGGAGGCTCTGTCACTGCGCGCGGGGCGCAAGGTGGAAATCCACTGCCCGCGCCGGGGCGAGAAGGCCGACGCCGTGGCCCATGCACTCAACAACGCCAAGGCGGCTTTGGGTCGGCGAATGGCTGAGCAGTCGGCGCAGTCGCGTCTGCTTAAGGGCGTGGCAGAGGCCTTCGAGTTGGCAGCTCCACCCAACCGCATCGAGGTCTATGACAACTCGCACCTCGGTGGCACGCACGCGGTGGGTGGCATGGTCGTCGCTGGGCCCGAAGGCTTTATGAAAGGGCAGTATCGCAAGTTTACCATCCGCGATCTCGACAAGATGACCGCCGGTGACGATTACGCCATGATGCGCGAGGTGTTCCGCCGTCGTTTCCTGCGTCTGAAAAACCGCACGGAAAGCGCGACTGAGGAAGAGGGCTTTGGCCGTCCCGATCTGGTGCTCGTCGATGGGGGGCAGGGGCAGTTGGAGGCCGTTTTGGAAGTGATGCGCGAGCTCGGCATGGAGGACATCCGCATTGTCGGTGTAGCCAAGGGGCCGGACCGTGACGCCGGAATGGAGCGCTTTTTCATGCCGGGGCGTGCCCCCTTCATGATGGAGCCCAAATCACCGGTCCTCTACTATCTCCAGCGCCTGCGCGATGAGGCACACCGCTACGCCATCGGGGCCAATCGTCAGAAGCGCGACGCGGCGATTATCAAAAATCCGCTAGATGAGATCGAAGGGATCGGTCCCCGGAAAAAGCGTGCCCTGTTGGCGGCCTTCGGATCGGGCCGTGAGGTGGGCAGGGCGCGTATTGAAGACCTGCGAAAGGTCGAGGGCATCAGCGAGGCCCTAGCTCAGCGCATTTACGCCTTCTTTCATGGCGCAATCTGA